The following are encoded together in the Capsulimonas corticalis genome:
- a CDS encoding ankyrin repeat domain-containing protein translates to MQFSPDEQRRLKLHTHLWSAATFGDIQVAHYWLARGAEVNYPTGSGCMSPLFQACRYGDAQMAALFRKAGADIRSAEAAILGETELLREMLDAGMSVEKANVPVWHSSLVAAAAYGGHLETVRLLVERGASLAALNSRQTPLACAAKRGHREAASYLAQIGPSIGLLEAVMLGETEAAAAFLDGGADPNTPIGDLLPLAAAAMTGQVDTVRMLLDRGADVFGSVQLLHKDGSPGHKITAWDEALWGGWTDIVLLLVECGLPVNESEKTDGMLLGQAMLFPSLVRALLAHGADPNIRDASGCTALHWLGRRKPLETTQLLLDAGAAVDVKDDQGWTPLMRAIWCGKPDHVRLLLDHGADIHHVNAQGQSGLGLLAGWGWHHGVEVQTILLDLGLDVNTQDNEGTTPLMCATRYGHEDLMQLYLDHGADRTLRNAKGETAMDFALRDPHRAALLAA, encoded by the coding sequence ATGCAGTTTTCCCCAGACGAACAACGTCGCCTAAAGCTCCATACTCATCTTTGGTCCGCCGCGACCTTTGGCGATATCCAGGTTGCCCATTACTGGCTTGCGCGCGGAGCCGAAGTCAATTATCCAACGGGATCCGGTTGTATGTCTCCTCTCTTCCAAGCTTGCCGGTATGGCGATGCGCAGATGGCCGCGCTGTTTCGGAAGGCGGGAGCCGATATCCGATCGGCGGAAGCCGCGATCCTGGGAGAGACGGAGCTTCTGCGCGAGATGCTCGATGCGGGAATGTCTGTCGAGAAAGCCAACGTCCCTGTTTGGCATTCGTCGCTCGTCGCGGCGGCGGCTTATGGCGGCCATCTGGAGACCGTTCGTTTGCTCGTGGAGCGGGGCGCAAGTCTTGCCGCGCTCAATAGCAGGCAGACGCCGCTTGCCTGCGCCGCAAAGCGAGGGCATCGCGAAGCGGCTTCATATCTGGCCCAAATTGGTCCGTCCATTGGCTTGCTGGAAGCGGTTATGCTCGGCGAGACAGAGGCGGCGGCGGCGTTTCTCGACGGCGGCGCCGATCCCAATACGCCCATTGGCGATCTTCTGCCTCTTGCCGCCGCGGCGATGACCGGCCAAGTAGACACTGTTCGCATGTTGCTGGATCGGGGCGCGGATGTTTTTGGCTCCGTTCAGCTTCTGCATAAGGATGGATCACCCGGACATAAGATCACAGCTTGGGACGAAGCCTTGTGGGGCGGGTGGACGGATATTGTTTTGTTGCTGGTGGAGTGCGGGCTTCCTGTGAACGAATCGGAGAAGACGGATGGGATGCTCCTCGGTCAGGCGATGCTTTTTCCATCGCTTGTGCGGGCGTTGCTCGCGCACGGCGCGGATCCCAATATCCGCGACGCCTCGGGATGCACGGCCCTGCATTGGCTCGGACGCCGAAAACCATTGGAAACGACGCAACTGTTGCTGGACGCCGGCGCGGCTGTCGATGTCAAGGACGACCAGGGCTGGACGCCGCTGATGCGGGCAATCTGGTGCGGCAAACCGGACCACGTACGCCTCTTGTTGGACCATGGTGCGGACATTCATCACGTCAACGCCCAAGGCCAGAGCGGTTTGGGCTTGCTGGCAGGCTGGGGGTGGCATCATGGCGTCGAGGTCCAAACCATCCTTCTCGACCTTGGCCTCGACGTGAATACTCAAGACAACGAGGGGACGACGCCCCTCATGTGCGCGACACGCTACGGTCATGAAGATCTCATGCAGCTTTACCTGGATCACGGCGCCGACCGCACCCTGCGCAACGCCAAGGGAGAAACGGCGATGGACTTTGCCCTGCGCGATCCGCATCGTGCGGCTCTGCTGGCGGCTTAA